In the genome of Molothrus aeneus isolate 106 chromosome 5, BPBGC_Maene_1.0, whole genome shotgun sequence, one region contains:
- the AASS gene encoding alpha-aminoadipic semialdehyde synthase, mitochondrial isoform X2, producing MLRAFSHTNGRCVFHHTKRCHHRKSVLAIRREDVNAWERRAPLAPKHVKELTKMGYKVLVQPSNRRAIHEKEYVKAGAIIQEDISEASLIIGVKRPPEDKLIPKKNYAFFSHTIKAQEANMPLLDEILKQEIRLFDYEKMVDHKGMRVVAFGKWAGVAGMINILHGLGLRFLALGHHTPFMHIGMAHNYRNSSQAVQAVRDAGYEISLGLMPKSVGPLTFVFTGTGNVSKGAQEMFSALPCEFVEPHELKEVSRSGDLRKVYGTVLSRHHHLVRKRDGLYDPADYDKHPENYISRFHIDVAPYTTCLINGIYWEQNSPRLLSRQDTQKLLVPVKSATGAMDGCPELPHRLLAICDISADTGGSIEFMTECTTIDNPFCMYDADQHITHDSVEGSGILMCSIDNLPAQLPIEATEYFGDMLFPYIEEMLVSEGSEPLEKQNYSPVVRDAVIASNGSLTPKYQYIQKLRESREQAQSLKMSNEKRVLLLGSGYVSGPVLEYLTRDSNIDITVVSVMKEQLEQLTKKYRNVTPVHMDVLKHEEKLSSLVKNHDLVISLLPYSAHPFVAKKCIDNKVNLVTASYLTPAMKELQESVEAAGITVVSEMGLDPGLDHMLAMECIDKAKEVGATVVSYTSFCGGLPAPEHSDNPLRYKFSWSPQGVLLNTVQSATYLKDGEIINIPPGGALLDSVTPMDFFPGLNLEGFPNRDSTKYAEPYGIQTAHTLLRGTLRYKGYSRTMGGFVKLGLINPDPYPLLSSTTPPLTWKELMCKLVGIKSPAEHHVLKEAVFSKLDKDKSQLEAVEWLGLLGDEPVPAADSIVGAFAKHMEMKLPFGTGERDMIVMRSEIGLRHPSGHLEDKFIDLVVYGDNKGYSAMAKTVGYPAAIAAKMVLDGEITAKGMVIPLTKNVYGPILERVRAEGIMYSTRSIIKQ from the exons ATGCTCCGAGCCTTTAGTCACACAAACGGTAGGTGTGTGTTCCACCACACTAAGCGTTGTCATCATCGTAAGTCTGTGCTGGCCATCAGGAGGGAAGATGTCAATGCGTGGGAGAGAAGAGCACCTCTAGCACCAAAGCATGTTAAGGAGTTGACAAAGATGGGATACAAGGTCTTGGTGCAGCCATCAAACCGGAGAGCCATCCATGAAAAA GAGTACGTCAAAGCAGGTGCCATTATTCAAGAAGATATTTCTGAAGCTTCACTGATAATAGGTGTGAAGAGACCTCCAGAGGACAAATTAATCCCTAAAAAGAACTATGCCTTCTTCTCTCACACTATTAAAGCCCAAGAGGCAAACATGCCCCTTTTGGATGAGATTTTAAAACAG GAAATTCGACTGTTTGACTATGAAAAAATGGTTGATCATAAAGGAATGCGAGTTGTGGCCTTTGGAAAGTGGGCTGGTGTAGCAG GAATGATCAACATTCTGCATGGATTGGGTTTGCGATTTTTAGCTCTGGGTCATCACACTCCCTTCATG CACATTGGGATGGCACATAACTACAGGAATAGCAGTCAGGCTGTGCAGGCAGTACGGGATGCCGGGTATGAAATTTCACTGGGACTGATGCCAAAGTCAGTGGGGCCCTTAACATTTGTGTTTACGGGCACTGGTAATGTTTCTAAG GGTGCTCAAGAAATGTTCAGTGCTCTCCCATGTGAGTTTGTGGAACCACATGAGTTAAAGGAAGTTTCCAGATCTGGAG ACCTTAGGAAAGTCTATGGAACAGTGCTAAGTCGTCACCATCATCTCGTGAGGAAACGTGATGGACTGTATGATCCAGCAGACTATGATAAACATccagaaaattacatttctcGCTTTCACATTGAT GTTGCACCCTACACAACTTGTTTAATTAATGGCATATACTGGGAACAAAATAGTCCTCGCTTGCTGAGTCGGCAGGACACTCAGAAGCTGCTGGTGCCAGTTAAATCTGCTACTGGTGCAATGGATGGCTGTCCTGAATTACCACACAG GCTTCTGGCCATATGTGACATTTCAGCAGATACTGGAGGATCTATAGAATTTATGACTGAGTGTACAACAATTGACAACCCATTTTGTATGTATGATGCTGACCAGCATATTACTCATGACAG tgTTGAAGGCTCGGGGATTCTGATGTGTTCCATTGACAATCTGCCAGCTCAGCTTCCTATAGAAGCAACAGAGTACTTTGGGGACATGCTTTTCCCTTATATTGAAGAGATG CTGGTATCAGAAGGCTCAGAACCTCTTGAAAAACAGAATTACTCTCCTGTTGTTCGAGAT GCAGTGATTGCATCCAATGGCTCACTGACACCTAAGTATCAATATATTCAGAAACTGAGAGAGAGCAG GGAACAGGCTCAGTCACTGAAGATGAGTAATGAGAAGAGGGTTTTATTGCTGGGATCTGGCTATGTTTCTGGCCCTGTGCTTGAATATCTCACTAGAGATTCCAACATTGACATCACAGTTG TATCTGTCATGAAGGAGCAACTTGAACAACTGACAAAGAAGTACAGAAATGTTACTCCAGTTCATATGGATGTCCTTAAGCATGAGGAAAAGCTGTCCTCTTTGGTGAAAAACCACGACCTTGTGATCAG TTTGCTGCCTTATTCAGCACATCCTTTTGTTGCTAAGAAATGTATTGACAACAAAGTGAACTTGGTAACAGCCAGCTACTTAACACCAGCCATGAAAGAACTTCAGGAGAG TGTAGAAGCTGCTGGTATTACAGTTGTCAGTGAAATGGGCTTGGATCCTGGTCTTGATCACATGTTGGCGATGGAATGTATTGACAAGGCGAAAGAAGTTGGTGCTACG GTTGTATCGTACACCTCTTTCTGCGGTGGCCTACCAGCTCCAGAGCACTCTGACAATCCTCTGAGGTACAAATTCAGCTGGAGTCCACAAGGAGTGCTGCTGAATACAGTTCAGTCTGCTACGTATTTAAAAGATGGAGAG ATTATCAATATTCCACCTGGAGGAGCGTTACTGGATTCTGTTACTCCAATGGATTTTTTCCCAGGATTAAACCTTGAAGGTTTTCCTAACAGAGACAGTACAAAATATGCTGAGCCATATGGCATTCAGACAGCTCATACTTTACTGAGAGGCACCTTACGATACAAA GGATACTCCAGAACCATGGGAGGCTTTGTAAAACTAGGATTAATTAACCCAGATCCTTATCCTTTGCTGAGCTCAACTACACCACCTCTAACCTGG aaaGAGCTCATGTGCAAACTGGTTGGAATTAAGTCACCCGCTGAGCACCATGTTCTTAAAGAAGCTGTATTTAGCAAACTGGACAAGGACAAAAGTCAGCTGGAAGCAGTGGAATG GTTAGGTTTATTGGGAGATGAACCGGTTCCAGCAGCAGATTCCATTGTAGGGGCTTTTGCAAAGCACATGGAGATGAAGCTGCCCTTTG GCACTGGAGAGAGAGACATGATTGTTATGAGAAGTGAAATAGGTCTCAGGCATCCTTCTGGCCATTTGGAAGACAAATTTATTGATCTGGTTGTCTATGGGGATAACAAAGGATATTCTGCAATGGCTAAAACAGTAGGATACCCCGCAGCTATAGCTGCTAAAATGGTTCTAGATG GTGAAATAACTGCCAAAGGAATGGTCATACCTTTGACAAAGAATGTTTATGGGCCAATACTTGAACGTGTTCGGGCAGAAGGCATTATGTACAGTACTCGCAGCATTATCAAACAGTAA
- the AASS gene encoding alpha-aminoadipic semialdehyde synthase, mitochondrial isoform X1 yields MKCLVCVLQQMLKETRTFAQTVSELHMYFCCFITLSLLPSGFTMLRAFSHTNGRCVFHHTKRCHHRKSVLAIRREDVNAWERRAPLAPKHVKELTKMGYKVLVQPSNRRAIHEKEYVKAGAIIQEDISEASLIIGVKRPPEDKLIPKKNYAFFSHTIKAQEANMPLLDEILKQEIRLFDYEKMVDHKGMRVVAFGKWAGVAGMINILHGLGLRFLALGHHTPFMHIGMAHNYRNSSQAVQAVRDAGYEISLGLMPKSVGPLTFVFTGTGNVSKGAQEMFSALPCEFVEPHELKEVSRSGDLRKVYGTVLSRHHHLVRKRDGLYDPADYDKHPENYISRFHIDVAPYTTCLINGIYWEQNSPRLLSRQDTQKLLVPVKSATGAMDGCPELPHRLLAICDISADTGGSIEFMTECTTIDNPFCMYDADQHITHDSVEGSGILMCSIDNLPAQLPIEATEYFGDMLFPYIEEMLVSEGSEPLEKQNYSPVVRDAVIASNGSLTPKYQYIQKLRESREQAQSLKMSNEKRVLLLGSGYVSGPVLEYLTRDSNIDITVVSVMKEQLEQLTKKYRNVTPVHMDVLKHEEKLSSLVKNHDLVISLLPYSAHPFVAKKCIDNKVNLVTASYLTPAMKELQESVEAAGITVVSEMGLDPGLDHMLAMECIDKAKEVGATVVSYTSFCGGLPAPEHSDNPLRYKFSWSPQGVLLNTVQSATYLKDGEIINIPPGGALLDSVTPMDFFPGLNLEGFPNRDSTKYAEPYGIQTAHTLLRGTLRYKGYSRTMGGFVKLGLINPDPYPLLSSTTPPLTWKELMCKLVGIKSPAEHHVLKEAVFSKLDKDKSQLEAVEWLGLLGDEPVPAADSIVGAFAKHMEMKLPFGTGERDMIVMRSEIGLRHPSGHLEDKFIDLVVYGDNKGYSAMAKTVGYPAAIAAKMVLDGEITAKGMVIPLTKNVYGPILERVRAEGIMYSTRSIIKQ; encoded by the exons ATGAAGTGTCTGGTTTGTGTTTTACAGCAGATGCTAAAGGAGACCAGAACTTTTGCACAAACAGTGTCTGAATTGCATATGTACTTCTGTTGTTTTATTACTTTGTCTTTGCTGCCATCAGGCTTTACCATGCTCCGAGCCTTTAGTCACACAAACGGTAGGTGTGTGTTCCACCACACTAAGCGTTGTCATCATCGTAAGTCTGTGCTGGCCATCAGGAGGGAAGATGTCAATGCGTGGGAGAGAAGAGCACCTCTAGCACCAAAGCATGTTAAGGAGTTGACAAAGATGGGATACAAGGTCTTGGTGCAGCCATCAAACCGGAGAGCCATCCATGAAAAA GAGTACGTCAAAGCAGGTGCCATTATTCAAGAAGATATTTCTGAAGCTTCACTGATAATAGGTGTGAAGAGACCTCCAGAGGACAAATTAATCCCTAAAAAGAACTATGCCTTCTTCTCTCACACTATTAAAGCCCAAGAGGCAAACATGCCCCTTTTGGATGAGATTTTAAAACAG GAAATTCGACTGTTTGACTATGAAAAAATGGTTGATCATAAAGGAATGCGAGTTGTGGCCTTTGGAAAGTGGGCTGGTGTAGCAG GAATGATCAACATTCTGCATGGATTGGGTTTGCGATTTTTAGCTCTGGGTCATCACACTCCCTTCATG CACATTGGGATGGCACATAACTACAGGAATAGCAGTCAGGCTGTGCAGGCAGTACGGGATGCCGGGTATGAAATTTCACTGGGACTGATGCCAAAGTCAGTGGGGCCCTTAACATTTGTGTTTACGGGCACTGGTAATGTTTCTAAG GGTGCTCAAGAAATGTTCAGTGCTCTCCCATGTGAGTTTGTGGAACCACATGAGTTAAAGGAAGTTTCCAGATCTGGAG ACCTTAGGAAAGTCTATGGAACAGTGCTAAGTCGTCACCATCATCTCGTGAGGAAACGTGATGGACTGTATGATCCAGCAGACTATGATAAACATccagaaaattacatttctcGCTTTCACATTGAT GTTGCACCCTACACAACTTGTTTAATTAATGGCATATACTGGGAACAAAATAGTCCTCGCTTGCTGAGTCGGCAGGACACTCAGAAGCTGCTGGTGCCAGTTAAATCTGCTACTGGTGCAATGGATGGCTGTCCTGAATTACCACACAG GCTTCTGGCCATATGTGACATTTCAGCAGATACTGGAGGATCTATAGAATTTATGACTGAGTGTACAACAATTGACAACCCATTTTGTATGTATGATGCTGACCAGCATATTACTCATGACAG tgTTGAAGGCTCGGGGATTCTGATGTGTTCCATTGACAATCTGCCAGCTCAGCTTCCTATAGAAGCAACAGAGTACTTTGGGGACATGCTTTTCCCTTATATTGAAGAGATG CTGGTATCAGAAGGCTCAGAACCTCTTGAAAAACAGAATTACTCTCCTGTTGTTCGAGAT GCAGTGATTGCATCCAATGGCTCACTGACACCTAAGTATCAATATATTCAGAAACTGAGAGAGAGCAG GGAACAGGCTCAGTCACTGAAGATGAGTAATGAGAAGAGGGTTTTATTGCTGGGATCTGGCTATGTTTCTGGCCCTGTGCTTGAATATCTCACTAGAGATTCCAACATTGACATCACAGTTG TATCTGTCATGAAGGAGCAACTTGAACAACTGACAAAGAAGTACAGAAATGTTACTCCAGTTCATATGGATGTCCTTAAGCATGAGGAAAAGCTGTCCTCTTTGGTGAAAAACCACGACCTTGTGATCAG TTTGCTGCCTTATTCAGCACATCCTTTTGTTGCTAAGAAATGTATTGACAACAAAGTGAACTTGGTAACAGCCAGCTACTTAACACCAGCCATGAAAGAACTTCAGGAGAG TGTAGAAGCTGCTGGTATTACAGTTGTCAGTGAAATGGGCTTGGATCCTGGTCTTGATCACATGTTGGCGATGGAATGTATTGACAAGGCGAAAGAAGTTGGTGCTACG GTTGTATCGTACACCTCTTTCTGCGGTGGCCTACCAGCTCCAGAGCACTCTGACAATCCTCTGAGGTACAAATTCAGCTGGAGTCCACAAGGAGTGCTGCTGAATACAGTTCAGTCTGCTACGTATTTAAAAGATGGAGAG ATTATCAATATTCCACCTGGAGGAGCGTTACTGGATTCTGTTACTCCAATGGATTTTTTCCCAGGATTAAACCTTGAAGGTTTTCCTAACAGAGACAGTACAAAATATGCTGAGCCATATGGCATTCAGACAGCTCATACTTTACTGAGAGGCACCTTACGATACAAA GGATACTCCAGAACCATGGGAGGCTTTGTAAAACTAGGATTAATTAACCCAGATCCTTATCCTTTGCTGAGCTCAACTACACCACCTCTAACCTGG aaaGAGCTCATGTGCAAACTGGTTGGAATTAAGTCACCCGCTGAGCACCATGTTCTTAAAGAAGCTGTATTTAGCAAACTGGACAAGGACAAAAGTCAGCTGGAAGCAGTGGAATG GTTAGGTTTATTGGGAGATGAACCGGTTCCAGCAGCAGATTCCATTGTAGGGGCTTTTGCAAAGCACATGGAGATGAAGCTGCCCTTTG GCACTGGAGAGAGAGACATGATTGTTATGAGAAGTGAAATAGGTCTCAGGCATCCTTCTGGCCATTTGGAAGACAAATTTATTGATCTGGTTGTCTATGGGGATAACAAAGGATATTCTGCAATGGCTAAAACAGTAGGATACCCCGCAGCTATAGCTGCTAAAATGGTTCTAGATG GTGAAATAACTGCCAAAGGAATGGTCATACCTTTGACAAAGAATGTTTATGGGCCAATACTTGAACGTGTTCGGGCAGAAGGCATTATGTACAGTACTCGCAGCATTATCAAACAGTAA